agTGACTAAAACAATCTGAGCGTCAACACAGTGAATCTTATATTTCGGACAAGTTTACCACCATTGGATCCACAAGCTCCAGTGCACAGGGACGCGTTTTCTCATGCGTAAAAACTGCTCCGTCTTTCCTCTCGCTCTCGACCGTGTTCCTGGTGGaagctgtttctgtttttaccaCGAACATTTTCCTGCTGGAGGCTCCTGCAGTTTGATGAAACTTGCCtccacgcgcacacacacacacacagagacgcgCACACCGGTCCGGGCTGGTGTGAATTAAGAATCATCAGACGCGCCTGATGCCATCACTGCCCCTCACCTTCCAAACACCGcaacaggaaggagaaggagaataaAAGCATGGCTGCTGGTTTTTATTACTGATCTGTCGTTCTGATCagttattaaaaataaactcatATAGTGTTGCACATGGAGTTtgtgaaatgttattttctctTGGCTGCTCTCTTGGTGAATTTGAAGTATAAATGAATTTCTGCTTGATCTCCACTGCAGAACCACGAGATCAAATCAAAATCACGCACGCGGGGGTGCTGGCGCGTGCACACACCATGCCATAGTCAATTGACAGCCACGCAAATCATTAATTTTCTTGATCAGAAACAGGTAAGGGCTTAATTTTCCCCAATTGCCCACCGGAGCTGCTGGAGCGCCCTCTGCGCTCCGCCTCCAGCTCGCGTTGCCACCGGTAACGCGGAGGAGAAGGGGATGGGTTTCCGCAATCGCAGCCAATAGCAGGGCTCGTAGGCGCTGAGTGACACCGTGGCCGCTCCCAATCGTCGCGTTTGTCCCGCCCGTGTCGCATGCCCAGCCTGCCGCCTATATAAAGCGCACTGACAGTTTAGTAACCCAGTCTGATCGCTCACCGTCTGGCTCCAACCGGGACTTTAAAAAGAAGAACCACCGCAGCTTCCCTTCGCTAAAACAtcaacactgatttaaaatgaaagcaATAAGCCCCGTGCGGTCCTTCCGGAAGAGCAGCGCGAACCTATCGGAGCACTCCCTGGGAATCTCCCGGAGCAAGACCCCGGTGGACGACCCGCTCAGCCTCCTGTACAACATGAACGACTGCTACTCCAAGCTGAAGGAGCTGGTGCCCAGCATCCCGCAGAACAAGAACGTCAGCAAGATGGAAATCCTGCAGCATGTCATCGACTACATCCTGGACCTGCAGATCGCGCTGGACTCTAGCGTCGCACTCACCAGCCTGCATCACCCCGCGCGGCCGGGGCAGGCTCCGAGCAGGACCCCGCTGACCACCCTCAACACAGACATCAGCATCCTGTCGTTACAGGTAATTACACACGCGCGTCCTCGTCAGAAAACGGCAAGCGGCTGGATGGTGGTGGTGCGTTTGTGGAGGAAAATCCAGTGCGTATTTTATCTGTGCGCATAGCTGCTGCGCCTTGTGCGCACAAAATGGCTTgttggggggtgggtgggggggggggagaaagaaaatggCATGTATGTGtacatttcttcttttgttcatGACAAGAGGAAGAGCTCCGACCTACACTGCGCTGTGGCAGCGTCGGGCACTTGGATTTGGATGCTGCGTAAAAAGAATTAAcgctctgttgtttgtttgtctttgtttgtttgtagtcGCCGGAGTTGCCGTCAGAGCTGATGACAGATGACAGCCGGACTCTGCATCGTTAAAGCGGTGAGTAAAGGCTGTCctcatgtctgctgctgctgctgctgctgcagtctgtCCAGGGCTCCTCTCGGGCTCCGCTGCTACAGACTGTCTCAGTCTGCTGGAGCAGGACGCCTCACAATTATTCATTCACCAATGCATTTGTGCCATTTGCTAATGTGCGCTCGCGTTGTTGTTACggtcccagtgtgtgtgtgtgtgtgtgtgtgtgtgtgtgttgttcttatTGCATGAGAACGTGCTGCAACACTGGGGCGTCAGTTATGGCAAAACACAGTCAGTCAACTTCCTTTGGATCGTCCATTAAAGCAGATATTTAttcataacaataataataataaaaccagaTTCCACCATGGGCTTCTTCAGGATTTCTCCCACATCCAAAGACACATGGATCAAATTGTATAAAGTCACATTTGCagccttattattattattattattattattattatttttcctctgCACTGGAGCTATGTGGAGTAAAATGGAAGTCACTGGCTCCAGGCTGCTTGGGTTACTGTACACAAGCGGTAGTCGTCAGGCTTGTATTATAGCCTCTTGTGTCTATAATGAAGAGCATCTGCAACAGGAGAAATAATGGCTGTTTGGATTACTGCTACTACGATGTCTGCACATAATTGGTACAAGAAGTGGGTAGGCGCCAGCTGAGCGGCAATTACGCTGATTCTTCCCCAGATTGTAGGTTGAAGTTGTGcgtaaaaagtgtgtgtgtgtcctcccttctccctgcatgactgtgactgtgtgtgtgtgtgtgtgtgtgtgtgtgtacatctggAGCGCAGGGTTTGCTTAGTATTGGGAGTGTTtggttaaatgttaaaaactgcGGCTTCCTCCCTGGCGCCAGTCTGTCCGGATCTCTGCCCTGTTTGCATTTTCTAAACACGCCTCTCTTTCTCAATCTTTTGCAGGTGTTTGGTCAGGAcgcaaaaaaacacacacactctctctctctctctttctctctctctcatacacacacgcacgcgcgcagGACCTGGGGAGCAGGactttactcccccccccccccattcctccCCCAACTCTCCACCaacctctgtcctcctccaggCCTGGACTcatgttattttttctctctctcttctgacGCTGAAACCcagagacttttttttgttgcttatAATGGGACAATCttatgtgatgtgtttttctgttttatttttttttttggacactttcattgttatttaacttaagatcttttttttattattatttgtgggTCCTTTCTGGAAAATGGAAGGCGCGTTATATTCCCGTAAATGGGAGGAAAAACGAGATTATTGTCCCAAGGATtatttcccctctcctcctctcccctctccctcacccccttgtcctcccctctccttGTTGAAGTCTTCGCTTTTTTTGCGGAGGTGGGAACgtgaatagaagaaaaaaaaacttgggtTAGTTACTGTAAAAAGTTTAGTCTTGTCTTGTCCGATTTGTTGGCACACGAAGGACTGGACgctgtttaaaaagaaaaaagtcaaaatgaaaagaatgaaaCCTTTGTCAACCCTCATCGGGGGGTTTATCTTGTATAGTTGCAGGAATTTGACACTTCTGCAAAAGTGTAATGTTGTACTTAATTATGCTGAGACTTTTTATAAAAGTAATGTAAAttgtaccttttttttatacaaaaataaatcgAAAAAACGACAACCATTtggagggtgtttttttttatttgaaggaGTGGATGAATTGGTGTCATGGAACCAGTGCGTGGAAAACCCAGTGTCCCAGCTGTGCGTCCAGCTGACATTCCCCCACAGCTGTATGGACACGAGGGGCTGCTTTATGTACAGAGAACATGTGACGCACTTCAGAGACGAGCTGCACAACAAAGCGTCCTTATCAGACCTGCACTGTGTGACCCCATAATGGCTGGAAACGCTCCCTCCTCGGGGGCAAACGCGACCTGTTAAGGCGCACAGTTGCGTCGCAGCTTATTTGGGGCACACTGGCTGCACTTCTACTTCCTCACATGCCATGTAAAGTAAATAGGATTAAATGGGTTTTCTGCGTGACAGCTTGAACCATTAATGCTATGGGGCTGTAGGCAGTGTTTAAAAGAAGAGGGGGGACAATTATGGAAATTTAACTTGAGGTGAAAGTGGGCCGCTGATGCGTTGCTGTTCCCAAAAGTGTTATTCTGGGAAGCTATGGGTTTTaattcccttttctttttttttaactgggGTTTGGTGTAAGGGCTTTAAAAATGGGTTCTTCTGTCTTTTGATACAGCAAATGACACCGATTCTACTTCTCACACAAGATACATCAAGTAGTTGGAGCACTATTGAACAGTTTCTGCTTCTAGCCTTTGAAATGACCTGGTGATATGAACACAGTGAACGACTTGAACACTGCACTGTGCAAGTGGCATCAGTCTGGAGAAGGTACAAGGGGCCTGGGGCTGCTGGGGGATAAAGATGCCTGTCAATCATCATCGCCTTCACATTAACAccacaaacccccccccacccacccaccaggCTGCACACCCACATGTAATGATGATTCATCCCCTGAGTACCACTTCATGGGATCTGTTTGGATCAAGTGAACTCTCTTTACGGCTGTTGAAACAAATAATGTATTGATGTATGAATTATAATTCTAGTAATTTAcggtgaaatgtaaaaaacttaaatgaataaaaactgcCCAAAGACCCCAGCAGGTCTAACTTTGAGGGTCACTGAGCTCAAGTTGTTTCCCACTTGTCTGACAGAGTGAGACCACACCACCAGCCTGCAACACGTTCGTATGGAAAGTGCGCCATCTATCGGCCCTACATGGAACCCTCCAGTGACAACCCTCATCTCAGCCTGCAACTGTCTTCCATCAAACTGCATTaaaaaacgttaaaaaaaaaagacttagaTGAATTTACTTAGCGGCTAAATCTCAGTCTACACGACTCCACCGATCACAGCTGGTTTTCCTGTGAGAAGCGgcggaaaaaagagaaaacatgacacCGAGTCCACAGGGTCCACAAGTTTATTGATtcacaaaacacagtttcacAAGGAATTTCGGAAAAAAGGCCGATACCGCTCTGGAGTCGAGTGCATGCGCTTTCTTCTACCACAGAAAATACCAACAACACCGTACCACTGTCTACGCCATCTATTTCAAATCTATTACATATTTTTACTCGTTTCCTGAAACGGCGCCTGCAACAATTTGTCCACAACAAGTAACATCTCATCATGCGACACAACATTTCCACACGACAGCAGCACGTTCACGTGAGAGAAATCGCACAGTAACTAtccaaacagaggagaggaacacGCATCG
The sequence above is drawn from the Hippoglossus hippoglossus isolate fHipHip1 chromosome 22, fHipHip1.pri, whole genome shotgun sequence genome and encodes:
- the id2a gene encoding DNA-binding protein inhibitor ID-2a; the encoded protein is MKAISPVRSFRKSSANLSEHSLGISRSKTPVDDPLSLLYNMNDCYSKLKELVPSIPQNKNVSKMEILQHVIDYILDLQIALDSSVALTSLHHPARPGQAPSRTPLTTLNTDISILSLQSPELPSELMTDDSRTLHR